The following are from one region of the Heliangelus exortis chromosome 2, bHelExo1.hap1, whole genome shotgun sequence genome:
- the IL7 gene encoding interleukin-7 isoform X1: MFHAFFRTIFSVLPLLLVLCPVNSSSCAMGNRTTEIRVKYENILSHDINELVNISAEYRDKCCRNKKHDNSKVFFCNDTQETESLQSMACNMLKFFHKQKISKNFRWKAALVSCGTLQVLQCKCERNKKEKVCMQVNIHIKEETEEGEQTKKKCNQEFCELKENISSLRSCWNKFEKITSR; the protein is encoded by the exons ATGTTCCATG CCTTTTTTAGAACTATTTTTTCGGTTCTGCCGCTGCTCCTTGTTCTGTGTCCAGTGAATTCATCCAGTTGTGCAATGGGAAATAGAACAACTGAAATCCGTGTGAAGTATGAGAATATATTAAGCCACGACATCAACGAGCTG GTAAATATATCTGCAGAGTATCGTGACAAGTGCTGCAGGAATAAAAAACATGACAATAGCAAAGTGTTTTTCTGCAATGATACTCAG GAAACAGAATCACTACAGAGTATGGCATGCAACATGCTCAAATTCTTTCATAAgcaaaaaatcagcaaaaactTTAGATGGAAAGCAGCGTTAGTCTCATGTGGGACACTGCAGGTTCTACAGTGcaaatgtgaaagaaataaaaaagaaaag GTTTGCATGCAGGTAAACATACATAttaaggaagaaacagaagaaggTGAACAGACCAAAAAGAAATGTAACCAAGAATTCTGtgaattgaaagaaaatatatctaGCCTTCGATCCTGCTggaataaatttgaaaaaataacttCCAGGTGA
- the IL7 gene encoding interleukin-7 isoform X2: protein MGNRTTEIRVKYENILSHDINELVNISAEYRDKCCRNKKHDNSKVFFCNDTQETESLQSMACNMLKFFHKQKISKNFRWKAALVSCGTLQVLQCKCERNKKEKVCMQVNIHIKEETEEGEQTKKKCNQEFCELKENISSLRSCWNKFEKITSR, encoded by the exons ATGGGAAATAGAACAACTGAAATCCGTGTGAAGTATGAGAATATATTAAGCCACGACATCAACGAGCTG GTAAATATATCTGCAGAGTATCGTGACAAGTGCTGCAGGAATAAAAAACATGACAATAGCAAAGTGTTTTTCTGCAATGATACTCAG GAAACAGAATCACTACAGAGTATGGCATGCAACATGCTCAAATTCTTTCATAAgcaaaaaatcagcaaaaactTTAGATGGAAAGCAGCGTTAGTCTCATGTGGGACACTGCAGGTTCTACAGTGcaaatgtgaaagaaataaaaaagaaaag GTTTGCATGCAGGTAAACATACATAttaaggaagaaacagaagaaggTGAACAGACCAAAAAGAAATGTAACCAAGAATTCTGtgaattgaaagaaaatatatctaGCCTTCGATCCTGCTggaataaatttgaaaaaataacttCCAGGTGA